From a single Collibacillus ludicampi genomic region:
- a CDS encoding NAD(P)-dependent oxidoreductase, whose translation MAREQAFIPEKDLYANFQEVVPPLKPKEAIDEANRCLFCYDAPCIKACPTGIDIPSFIKKIATGNLYGSAKTIMESNPVGASCARVCPTSELCEGACVLNDASRPIRIGQLQRHATDWAIRNQAVLFQSGEPNGRKVAIVGAGPAGLSAARELARLGYEVTVYEAKEKAGGLNTYGIVSFRLPQEIPLWEAEQVESLGVCFRYGVKVGVDIPAQELVDRYDSVLLAVGMGPVPRLGIEGEDLEGVWEAISFIEDTKTKTLTTDLTGKKVAVIGAGNTAIDAATCSVRLGAEKVQIFYRRTQKEMTAYDFEYEFAKQDGVEFRWKVAPKRILGTGGKVTGLELIRMELGEPDEKGRRRPIPIPDSEFIVEVDYVIKAIGQERQLSLIDAFGLVHRNGVPVVEEGTYRTSRANVFAAGDCIFEVGKTDAMVVEAAEQGKRAAYAIHNALEEKHRSH comes from the coding sequence ATGGCAAGGGAACAAGCGTTCATCCCCGAGAAGGATCTCTACGCCAATTTTCAAGAAGTAGTTCCACCGTTGAAACCGAAAGAAGCGATCGACGAGGCGAACCGCTGCTTGTTTTGTTATGATGCTCCCTGTATCAAGGCTTGTCCAACGGGGATAGACATTCCATCCTTTATCAAAAAAATCGCCACTGGCAATCTGTATGGTTCCGCAAAGACGATCATGGAGTCAAATCCTGTAGGCGCCAGTTGTGCGCGGGTGTGTCCGACTTCCGAACTATGTGAAGGGGCCTGTGTGCTCAACGATGCATCAAGACCGATCCGAATCGGTCAGCTGCAACGACATGCCACAGATTGGGCGATCCGGAACCAAGCGGTTCTTTTTCAGTCGGGTGAACCAAACGGACGCAAGGTGGCGATTGTCGGAGCCGGACCCGCCGGTTTGTCTGCTGCGCGCGAATTGGCGCGGCTCGGTTATGAGGTCACTGTATATGAAGCCAAAGAAAAAGCGGGCGGTCTCAATACGTATGGCATCGTTTCATTCCGGCTTCCGCAAGAGATCCCGCTGTGGGAAGCCGAGCAGGTCGAATCGCTTGGCGTTTGTTTCCGCTATGGCGTGAAGGTGGGAGTCGATATTCCTGCACAAGAGTTGGTCGATCGATATGACTCCGTTTTGCTTGCCGTCGGTATGGGTCCTGTTCCCCGCCTGGGGATCGAAGGGGAAGATTTGGAAGGCGTATGGGAAGCGATTTCATTCATTGAGGATACCAAAACGAAAACTCTGACCACCGACCTAACCGGAAAAAAAGTGGCTGTGATCGGAGCCGGCAATACAGCGATCGACGCGGCGACCTGCTCTGTGCGGCTGGGGGCGGAGAAGGTTCAAATTTTCTATCGCCGTACGCAAAAAGAGATGACTGCTTATGATTTCGAGTACGAATTTGCCAAACAAGACGGCGTAGAATTCCGTTGGAAGGTTGCGCCGAAGCGGATTCTAGGCACGGGTGGCAAGGTGACCGGGCTTGAGTTGATCCGGATGGAACTTGGGGAACCGGATGAGAAAGGACGGAGACGCCCGATTCCGATACCGGACAGCGAGTTTATCGTTGAAGTGGATTATGTCATTAAAGCGATCGGGCAAGAACGTCAGTTGTCGCTAATCGATGCGTTTGGTCTGGTTCATCGAAACGGAGTTCCCGTTGTAGAAGAAGGAACCTACCGAACATCGCGCGCGAATGTATTTGCTGCGGGCGATTGTATTTTTGAAGTCGGAAAAACCGATGCGATGGTCGTAGAGGCGGCGGAACAAGGCAAAAGAGCGGCCTATGCCATCCATAACGCATTGGAAGAGAAACATCGTAGCCATTAA
- the preA gene encoding NAD-dependent dihydropyrimidine dehydrogenase subunit PreA, which translates to MADLRIELAGIKSPNPFWLASAPPTNSGYQVMRAFEAGWGGAVWKTLTDEPIINVTSRFAALHYGSQRVVGFNNIELITDRPLDVNLKEMAEVKKRFPRHALIASLMVEPKREKWHEIVKAVESVGVDGLELNFGCPHGMAERGMGSAVGQHPDLVRQQTEWVKEVAETPVIVKLTPNITDIRFTARAAREGGADAISLINTINSLMGVDLDTWLPIPHVDGRGAHGGYCGPAVKPIALNMVAECARDPLVGIPISGIGGISTWRDAVEFLLMGASGVQVCTAAMHHGFRIVEDMIDGLNNYLDQKGITSVMDIVGKSVNTYSDWGNLNLNYKIVARINEEKCINCNKCHIACEDASHQCIDIIRDAQTDKLRVVVREEDCVGCNLCQIVCPVDGTIQMVEVPIGKPPLTWNQRQAALSANGSCSNEG; encoded by the coding sequence GTGGCGGATCTCCGGATAGAACTGGCAGGTATCAAGTCACCGAATCCGTTTTGGTTAGCATCAGCTCCCCCGACCAATTCGGGGTACCAGGTGATGCGCGCGTTTGAAGCCGGTTGGGGAGGAGCGGTTTGGAAGACATTGACCGACGAACCGATCATTAATGTCACATCCCGCTTTGCGGCTCTGCATTATGGAAGCCAGCGAGTCGTGGGATTCAACAATATTGAACTGATCACCGATCGGCCATTAGACGTGAATTTGAAAGAAATGGCGGAGGTGAAAAAACGATTTCCCAGGCACGCGTTGATCGCCTCACTGATGGTAGAGCCAAAACGGGAGAAGTGGCATGAAATCGTGAAAGCGGTGGAATCGGTTGGTGTCGACGGACTGGAACTCAACTTCGGCTGCCCGCATGGAATGGCGGAACGAGGAATGGGGTCGGCGGTCGGCCAACATCCCGACCTCGTGCGGCAACAAACAGAGTGGGTGAAAGAGGTCGCCGAGACCCCAGTGATCGTGAAGCTAACCCCCAACATTACCGACATCCGTTTCACGGCAAGAGCGGCAAGAGAAGGCGGTGCGGATGCGATCAGCCTGATCAATACGATCAATAGTTTGATGGGCGTCGATCTGGATACATGGTTGCCGATTCCGCATGTGGACGGGAGAGGAGCGCACGGAGGATATTGCGGTCCGGCCGTAAAACCGATCGCGCTCAACATGGTGGCCGAATGCGCCCGGGATCCTTTGGTCGGAATCCCCATCTCCGGAATCGGCGGCATATCCACATGGCGCGATGCGGTTGAATTCTTACTGATGGGTGCATCGGGTGTGCAGGTGTGCACGGCCGCGATGCACCACGGATTCCGCATCGTCGAGGACATGATCGACGGATTGAATAACTACCTCGACCAAAAAGGAATCACTTCCGTCATGGACATCGTCGGTAAATCCGTGAACACATATTCTGATTGGGGAAATCTCAACCTCAACTACAAGATCGTCGCACGCATCAACGAGGAAAAGTGTATCAACTGCAACAAATGCCACATCGCCTGCGAGGACGCTTCCCATCAATGTATCGATATCATACGTGACGCTCAGACCGACAAGTTGCGTGTCGTGGTGCGGGAAGAAGACTGTGTTGGTTGCAATCTATGCCAAATCGTTTGCCCTGTGGATGGAACGATCCAGATGGTGGAAGTCCCGATAGGCAAACCTCCGCTGACTTGGAATCAGCGGCAAGCAGCGTTATCGGCGAATGGATCTTGCAGCAATGAGGGCTGA
- the hydA gene encoding dihydropyrimidinase, translating to MRKLIRGGTVVTASDTYQADLLIEGEKIVAIGKDIDANGAEIIDVGGCYVFPGGIDPHTHLDMPFGGTVTADDFETGTRAAAFGGTTSIIDFCLSNKGQSLREAIAIWHEKARGKAAIDYGFHLMIAEANDQVLEELEYVVAEEGIVSLKVFMAYKNVLQADDETLFKTLIRAKELGALVQVHAENGDVIDYLTKRALAKGQTEPIYHALTRPPEAEGEATGRAAALTALADSQLYVVHVSCAQAVQQIAEAREKGWQVYGETCPQYLTLDVSYLDKPDFEGAKYVWSPPLREKWHQEVLWNALRSGILQTVGSDQCSFNFKGQKELGKGDFTKIPNGGPIIEDRFSVIYSEGVHKGRISLNQFVDVIATKAAKLFGMFPRKGTIAIGSDADLVIFDPEATRMLSAASHHMNVDYNPFEGMKVHGEVISVFLRGEYVIRDKQFVGRPGAGQFIKRMRFSRP from the coding sequence ATGCGAAAACTGATACGCGGGGGAACGGTAGTTACCGCAAGCGATACGTATCAAGCGGATTTATTGATAGAGGGGGAAAAAATAGTTGCCATCGGCAAAGATATCGATGCCAACGGAGCGGAAATCATCGATGTCGGCGGCTGCTATGTATTTCCTGGCGGGATTGATCCGCACACACACCTCGATATGCCATTTGGCGGAACGGTAACGGCAGATGATTTTGAAACGGGAACGCGTGCGGCTGCGTTTGGCGGCACCACTTCGATCATTGACTTCTGTCTCTCGAATAAAGGGCAATCGTTGCGCGAAGCCATCGCCATATGGCACGAGAAGGCAAGGGGAAAGGCGGCCATCGATTACGGGTTCCATCTCATGATCGCAGAAGCGAACGATCAGGTACTTGAAGAATTAGAATACGTGGTGGCCGAAGAAGGCATCGTTTCGCTCAAAGTATTTATGGCTTATAAAAACGTCTTGCAAGCGGATGACGAAACACTTTTTAAGACTCTCATCCGCGCCAAAGAATTGGGGGCGCTTGTGCAGGTTCATGCGGAAAACGGCGACGTGATCGATTATTTGACAAAAAGAGCGTTGGCCAAAGGCCAGACAGAACCGATTTACCATGCGCTCACCCGTCCTCCGGAAGCGGAAGGAGAAGCTACCGGCCGGGCAGCGGCCCTTACCGCTCTTGCCGATTCACAACTGTATGTGGTCCACGTCTCCTGTGCGCAAGCGGTACAACAGATTGCCGAAGCAAGAGAGAAAGGGTGGCAAGTGTACGGCGAGACGTGCCCGCAATATCTCACCTTGGACGTCAGCTATCTGGATAAACCGGACTTTGAAGGAGCGAAATACGTATGGTCACCTCCTCTACGCGAAAAATGGCACCAAGAGGTGTTATGGAACGCCTTGCGAAGCGGTATCCTGCAAACGGTTGGTTCCGACCAGTGCTCCTTTAATTTCAAGGGACAAAAAGAATTGGGAAAAGGCGATTTCACCAAAATTCCAAACGGTGGGCCCATAATCGAAGACCGGTTCAGTGTGATCTACTCGGAGGGCGTTCACAAAGGGCGGATCAGCCTCAACCAGTTCGTCGATGTGATCGCCACGAAAGCAGCCAAATTGTTCGGTATGTTCCCGCGCAAAGGGACGATCGCTATCGGTTCGGACGCCGATCTTGTGATCTTTGATCCAGAAGCTACGCGAATGTTGTCGGCTGCCTCCCATCACATGAACGTCGACTACAATCCGTTTGAAGGAATGAAGGTGCATGGAGAGGTGATTTCCGTTTTCTTGCGAGGCGAGTATGTGATTCGCGACAAACAATTTGTGGGACGTCCAGGAGCCGGGCAATTTATCAAGCGCATGAGATTTTCCCGGCCCTGA
- a CDS encoding nitrilase-related carbon-nitrogen hydrolase, whose translation MPNQVKVGLIQASHDVHGDEPVSVHKEKAIEKHLRLVREAADRGAQIICLQEIFYGPYFCAEQNTKWYESAEEVPDGPTIRLFQETAKQLGTVIIVPVYEKAGIGIYYNTAAVIDADGSYLGKYRKQHIPHVGVGNEGRGFWEKYYFKPGNLGYPVFDTAFAKVGVYICYDRHFPEGARLLGLNGAEIVFNPSATVAGLSEYLWKLEQPAHAVANGYYVAAINRVGVEAPWNMGEFYGQSYLVDPRGRFVSMGSRDRDEVVIGVMDKNLIHEVRDLWQFYRDRRPETYEDMVRLLP comes from the coding sequence ATGCCGAATCAAGTGAAAGTCGGCCTGATCCAGGCCTCCCATGACGTGCATGGCGATGAGCCTGTTTCCGTACACAAAGAGAAAGCAATTGAAAAGCACCTGCGTCTCGTTCGTGAAGCGGCTGATCGGGGAGCGCAGATCATCTGTCTTCAGGAAATATTCTATGGTCCCTATTTCTGTGCCGAGCAGAACACCAAATGGTATGAATCGGCGGAAGAAGTTCCTGATGGACCTACCATACGGCTTTTTCAGGAGACGGCGAAGCAATTGGGTACCGTGATCATCGTACCGGTATATGAAAAAGCGGGAATCGGCATTTACTACAACACGGCGGCGGTGATTGATGCCGACGGCTCTTATCTCGGAAAATATAGGAAACAACATATTCCACATGTTGGAGTTGGAAACGAAGGGCGCGGTTTTTGGGAGAAATATTACTTTAAACCGGGAAATCTTGGGTATCCGGTATTTGACACAGCGTTTGCAAAAGTCGGGGTGTACATCTGTTATGACCGTCATTTTCCGGAAGGAGCCCGGCTTTTAGGGCTCAACGGGGCAGAGATCGTGTTCAATCCGTCTGCCACAGTGGCTGGACTCAGCGAATATTTGTGGAAATTGGAGCAGCCGGCACACGCAGTGGCAAACGGATATTATGTGGCGGCGATCAATCGGGTGGGAGTCGAGGCACCCTGGAATATGGGGGAATTTTACGGCCAATCGTACCTGGTAGATCCACGCGGACGTTTCGTGTCGATGGGAAGCCGAGACCGCGATGAGGTCGTGATCGGCGTGATGGATAAAAACCTGATCCACGAAGTGCGTGATTTGTGGCAATTTTATAGGGATCGTCGGCCTGAAACATACGAAGATATGGTACGCCTTCTTCCGTAG
- a CDS encoding NCS1 family nucleobase:cation symporter-1, with translation MKTQIEEQEIVTLTDQGIREVEGSPLWNDDLRPTTKQEHNWSGYNFSALWIGMCICIPTYTLASGMIGLGMNWWQAIGTIFLGNLIIMIPILLNAHAGTKFGIPYPVFARLWFGSKGAHIPALARAIVAAGWFGINAWFGGGALDALITAFYRGWDHVPMHTGIVFLLFWGLNMYIAYRGPQAIRKLGAFSAPILAVLAVALLIWAFTTAGGWGPMLSSPSKFQTTGEFMKVFWPSLTGVISFWATLALNIPDFCRYAASQKSQARAQLLSMPTTMALFSFIGVAVTSATVVIFGKAIWDPVQLLTKFPPVVVLIGAIGIVLASVTINVGANLVAPARAIENLWPRRITFGIGAIITGMIAIAMQPWYILENFGNYIFGWLGTYGALLGPIDGIAIADYWLVRRRRMHLVELYKPNGRYSYSSGFNKSGVFALVIGMVASLLGLVVPGLSFLWDNAWTVGLFVAILAYWWMMKNDSSGLTEMEYTAITEIRHPLELEEAEVPV, from the coding sequence ATGAAAACCCAAATCGAGGAGCAAGAAATCGTCACTTTAACTGATCAAGGAATCCGGGAAGTCGAAGGGTCGCCGTTATGGAACGATGATTTGCGCCCGACCACCAAACAGGAACACAATTGGTCAGGCTACAATTTCTCCGCCCTTTGGATTGGGATGTGTATATGTATACCAACGTATACGCTTGCATCGGGCATGATCGGTCTTGGTATGAACTGGTGGCAGGCGATCGGAACGATTTTTCTCGGAAATCTGATCATCATGATTCCGATTCTGTTGAACGCCCACGCCGGAACGAAGTTTGGCATTCCATACCCGGTTTTTGCGAGACTTTGGTTCGGTTCGAAAGGCGCCCATATACCGGCATTGGCCCGCGCGATCGTCGCGGCCGGGTGGTTCGGCATCAACGCATGGTTTGGAGGCGGGGCATTGGATGCGTTAATCACCGCGTTCTACCGGGGATGGGATCATGTGCCGATGCATACAGGAATCGTTTTCCTGCTTTTCTGGGGACTCAATATGTATATTGCTTATCGCGGACCGCAGGCGATTCGCAAACTCGGCGCATTCTCCGCACCGATTCTGGCCGTGCTAGCCGTCGCCCTCTTGATTTGGGCATTCACCACGGCCGGCGGATGGGGACCGATGTTGTCATCCCCTTCAAAATTCCAGACGACCGGTGAATTCATGAAAGTATTCTGGCCCTCATTAACCGGCGTGATTTCCTTCTGGGCGACACTGGCTCTCAATATTCCGGACTTCTGCAGGTATGCGGCTTCTCAAAAATCGCAGGCGCGGGCCCAACTGCTGTCGATGCCGACCACCATGGCTCTTTTTTCGTTCATCGGTGTGGCCGTTACTTCCGCCACCGTGGTGATTTTCGGTAAAGCAATTTGGGATCCGGTACAGCTCTTGACAAAATTTCCTCCCGTTGTGGTCTTGATCGGCGCGATCGGAATCGTTCTAGCTTCTGTAACAATCAATGTCGGAGCCAATCTGGTCGCACCCGCAAGGGCTATTGAAAACTTGTGGCCGCGACGCATAACCTTCGGGATTGGAGCGATCATTACGGGGATGATCGCGATTGCGATGCAACCGTGGTATATATTGGAGAATTTCGGCAACTATATTTTCGGCTGGCTGGGCACATACGGCGCGCTGCTGGGTCCGATCGACGGTATCGCCATTGCAGACTATTGGTTGGTACGCAGACGCCGGATGCATTTGGTCGAATTATATAAACCGAATGGGCGATACTCCTATAGCAGTGGTTTTAACAAAAGCGGCGTTTTCGCACTGGTGATCGGTATGGTAGCTTCCTTGCTCGGACTGGTCGTTCCGGGATTGTCGTTCCTCTGGGATAACGCGTGGACGGTGGGGCTGTTCGTCGCCATCCTCGCGTACTGGTGGATGATGAAAAACGATTCCAGTGGATTAACGGAAATGGAGTACACCGCGATTACGGAAATCAGACATCCTCTTGAGCTCGAAGAAGCCGAGGTTCCGGTGTGA
- a CDS encoding alpha/beta hydrolase codes for MRFHSEWHRTSEHPLAALVRRYLPRERFDPFISALMPLDAVHYIKNAAPASLFFQFVDDDEFVSKNQADTFYAAASSPKKIAWYRTDHLFTKCDAAYQDRMQWIIQHLRLDQSC; via the coding sequence GTGCGTTTTCATTCAGAGTGGCATAGAACGAGTGAACATCCGTTAGCGGCTTTGGTTCGTCGCTATTTACCGAGAGAGCGGTTTGATCCTTTCATTTCCGCACTCATGCCATTGGATGCCGTTCATTACATCAAGAATGCCGCTCCGGCATCCTTGTTCTTTCAATTTGTTGACGATGACGAATTTGTATCAAAAAATCAAGCGGATACATTTTATGCGGCTGCAAGTTCGCCAAAGAAAATTGCTTGGTACCGTACTGATCATCTTTTTACCAAATGCGATGCCGCTTATCAAGATCGAATGCAATGGATCATTCAACATTTGAGACTTGATCAATCGTGTTAA
- a CDS encoding CaiB/BaiF CoA transferase family protein: MLKGVRIVDFTRYLPGPYATLRLADMGAEVIKVEPPMTGEPARLFGDRFNGTGLLYLANNRNKKSVTINLKEKEGQEISFQLASRADVVIEGFRPGVADALGIGYERLKQVSPNLIYCSLTGYGQTGPMRDQAGHDLNYMALSGVLSQLRDREGNPIQPGIQFADLIGGIAASEAILAALVKKGLTGEGAYLDISLTDTLIGMMTNHAMLQKVNGKEHGFSELGGNLICYFIYETKDGKFISLAALEKKFWENFCRAVHREDWIPEHLSAASKSNRTFAEVKALFKSRTFEEWSEFSRSVDCCMTPVLETSELVHDSYVIEKGLIAEVHSDMWGSLPQVATSAGGFSVQDLRSTDMTPPPILGKDNREVLQSVLDVSLEQIEEWERRGII, encoded by the coding sequence ATGCTAAAAGGAGTGCGTATCGTTGACTTTACACGTTATCTTCCCGGTCCTTATGCCACTTTACGTCTAGCCGATATGGGAGCAGAAGTCATCAAAGTGGAACCTCCAATGACAGGTGAACCGGCCCGTCTCTTTGGTGACCGATTCAATGGAACGGGCTTGCTCTATCTTGCAAACAATCGTAACAAGAAAAGTGTTACGATAAACTTGAAAGAAAAGGAAGGCCAGGAGATCTCTTTTCAACTAGCCAGTCGGGCGGATGTGGTGATCGAAGGATTTCGACCGGGAGTTGCCGATGCGCTGGGAATCGGGTATGAGCGTTTAAAACAAGTAAGTCCGAATCTGATCTACTGTTCTTTGACTGGCTACGGTCAGACTGGACCTATGCGCGATCAGGCCGGACACGATTTGAATTATATGGCGCTTAGCGGGGTACTCTCCCAACTGAGAGACCGGGAAGGGAATCCTATTCAACCCGGTATCCAGTTTGCCGACTTGATCGGAGGAATTGCTGCTTCCGAGGCGATTTTGGCCGCCCTTGTGAAAAAGGGATTAACAGGCGAAGGGGCATATCTTGACATTTCATTGACCGACACCCTGATTGGGATGATGACCAATCATGCGATGCTGCAAAAGGTGAACGGCAAAGAACACGGTTTCAGTGAACTGGGCGGAAACTTGATCTGCTATTTTATCTATGAAACAAAAGACGGCAAATTTATAAGTTTGGCAGCACTGGAGAAAAAATTTTGGGAAAACTTCTGCCGTGCCGTCCACAGGGAGGATTGGATTCCCGAACATCTCAGTGCCGCTTCGAAAAGCAATCGAACCTTTGCGGAAGTCAAGGCACTCTTCAAAAGCCGAACGTTTGAAGAGTGGTCCGAATTTTCGCGATCGGTCGATTGTTGCATGACACCCGTTCTCGAAACAAGCGAATTGGTCCATGATTCATATGTCATTGAAAAAGGACTTATAGCAGAAGTACATAGTGATATGTGGGGCTCATTACCTCAGGTAGCCACTTCCGCAGGGGGCTTTTCTGTACAAGATCTACGGTCAACCGACATGACACCGCCTCCCATTCTTGGTAAAGATAACAGGGAAGTTTTGCAATCAGTGCTGGATGTCTCCCTGGAACAGATCGAAGAATGGGAACGCCGAGGGATCATATGA
- a CDS encoding ABC transporter ATP-binding protein, which yields MKPVIQIENIKKMYRIGDQEIQALRGVSLSIEEGDFVAIMGPSGSGKSTMMNVIGCLDKPTSGEFYLDGYPISQASDDDLALIRNRKIGFVFQNFNLLPRTSAVQNVELPLLYAGIPARERRQLAVRALESVGLEDRLNNKPNELSGGQQQRVSIARALVNNPVILLADEPTGALDTKTSVEIMSIFQRLNDEGKTVILVTHEPDIAEYAKRIVRFRDGQIISEERVSQRRIAKLEDVRV from the coding sequence ATGAAACCGGTTATTCAAATTGAGAACATTAAGAAGATGTATCGTATTGGAGATCAAGAAATCCAAGCGCTTCGCGGAGTCAGTTTGTCTATTGAAGAAGGGGATTTTGTTGCGATCATGGGACCATCTGGTTCAGGCAAGTCGACCATGATGAATGTCATCGGGTGCTTAGATAAACCGACTTCAGGAGAATTTTATCTGGATGGATATCCGATATCCCAAGCCTCTGACGATGATCTCGCCTTGATCCGTAATCGAAAAATCGGTTTTGTCTTTCAAAATTTTAATCTCCTTCCGCGAACCAGTGCCGTACAGAACGTGGAACTTCCATTATTGTACGCGGGCATACCGGCGAGAGAACGGCGCCAACTGGCGGTTCGTGCATTGGAAAGTGTAGGATTGGAAGACCGATTGAACAATAAACCGAATGAACTTTCAGGCGGACAGCAGCAACGGGTCTCGATCGCCCGTGCCCTCGTGAACAATCCCGTGATCCTTTTGGCCGATGAACCGACGGGTGCATTAGATACAAAAACCAGCGTAGAAATCATGAGTATTTTTCAACGATTAAATGACGAAGGGAAAACGGTGATTTTAGTAACGCACGAGCCGGATATCGCAGAGTACGCTAAACGCATCGTTCGTTTCCGAGATGGCCAAATCATTTCGGAAGAACGGGTTTCGCAAAGAAGAATAGCGAAACTGGAGGATGTAAGGGTATGA
- a CDS encoding ABC transporter permease translates to MSFLECVRVSLRSIRTNKLRSFLTMLGIIIGVSAVIAMVAIGEGASANVASQINGLGSNLLIVSPGQAKQGGINLGAGSLNTLTLEDAEAISKQDSIAGVAPDLSKQAQVVYRNQNYSTTIVGTSEAFPDVRNTKITFGRFFNRFEVQGQANVAVIGTQVVSNLFGGDNANPIGKTIQINQVPFTVIGILPSQGSSGMTNNDDRIIIPITTAMNRLFDQTKVRTIYVSAKSADVMDQAQFDIEQTLRGQHHLSPRDPDDFQISSQSQILSTAQGVTSVMTTLLSGIAAISLVVGGIGIMNIMLVSVTERTREIGIRKAIGATRGDILKQFLIESITLSLLGGAIGILLGVGVALLLNKFTSFTTTISLTPILYAFLSSMFVGVVFGVYPARKAAQLKPIDALRYE, encoded by the coding sequence ATGAGCTTTTTGGAGTGTGTACGTGTCTCGCTGCGAAGTATAAGAACGAATAAATTACGTTCCTTCTTAACGATGCTCGGCATCATTATTGGTGTCTCGGCCGTGATTGCGATGGTCGCAATCGGAGAGGGCGCCTCTGCCAACGTTGCTTCACAAATAAACGGATTGGGCAGCAATTTATTGATTGTGTCACCAGGTCAAGCAAAACAAGGCGGAATTAATCTTGGGGCAGGGTCGTTAAATACATTGACTCTCGAAGATGCGGAAGCGATCTCTAAGCAGGACTCCATTGCAGGCGTGGCTCCCGATCTTAGCAAACAAGCCCAAGTAGTCTATCGAAACCAAAACTACTCTACCACGATCGTAGGAACATCGGAAGCATTCCCTGATGTCCGCAACACCAAGATAACGTTTGGCCGATTTTTTAATCGATTTGAGGTACAAGGTCAAGCAAACGTTGCGGTGATCGGCACACAAGTAGTCAGCAATTTATTCGGTGGCGACAACGCAAATCCCATCGGCAAAACCATTCAAATCAACCAAGTGCCTTTTACGGTGATCGGAATTTTGCCAAGTCAAGGGAGTTCAGGAATGACCAATAATGACGACCGCATTATCATCCCCATTACCACCGCCATGAATCGACTGTTTGACCAAACGAAAGTAAGAACGATTTATGTCTCGGCGAAATCCGCTGATGTCATGGACCAAGCGCAGTTTGACATCGAGCAGACCCTGCGGGGACAACACCATCTGTCTCCGAGAGACCCAGATGATTTCCAAATTAGCTCCCAATCGCAGATCCTCAGTACAGCGCAGGGAGTTACGAGCGTGATGACGACACTCTTGTCGGGAATTGCTGCCATTTCACTTGTTGTGGGTGGAATCGGTATCATGAATATCATGCTCGTTTCCGTGACAGAAAGAACCCGTGAAATCGGTATTCGCAAAGCGATCGGGGCTACACGCGGTGACATTCTTAAGCAGTTCCTGATCGAGTCGATTACCCTCAGCTTATTGGGAGGCGCTATAGGGATTCTGCTTGGTGTTGGGGTGGCGCTGTTACTCAACAAGTTCACAAGTTTTACAACAACGATTAGCTTGACGCCGATTCTTTACGCTTTTCTCTCTTCCATGTTTGTCGGAGTCGTTTTCGGCGTATATCCAGCGCGAAAAGCCGCGCAATTAAAACCGATTGACGCATTGCGTTATGAGTGA
- a CDS encoding ATP-dependent DNA helicase yields MVGTTLADFFLKTSLTDSQTSVVKKLEQFLSNSNHVFILKGYAGTGKTFMLGGLRQYLDSIDRPYCFVAPTGRAAKVLRKKTKCAAFTIHSLIYQLDTKESRMDIDSDGNYKLYFKKRVNEYPLNTVFIVDESSMVSDTYSESESMKFGSGKLLSDFIGFVDCKGTNRKVLFLGDHVQLPPVNSKLSPALSQEYLTQSFGLRCEEHELTDVYRQAQNSGILQTSMHIRNAIHEQCRLNLDMRLPVIKVKEGNGRM; encoded by the coding sequence ATGGTTGGTACTACATTAGCCGATTTTTTTCTGAAAACGTCCCTTACCGACAGCCAAACATCAGTAGTTAAGAAGTTGGAGCAGTTTTTATCAAACAGCAATCATGTATTTATTTTAAAAGGTTACGCGGGCACAGGTAAAACCTTCATGCTCGGCGGATTGAGACAATATTTGGATTCGATCGACCGCCCCTATTGTTTTGTTGCGCCCACCGGACGAGCTGCAAAGGTTTTGCGCAAGAAAACCAAATGTGCAGCTTTCACGATTCATAGCCTGATCTATCAGTTGGACACGAAGGAATCGAGGATGGATATCGATAGCGACGGCAATTACAAATTGTATTTCAAGAAAAGAGTGAATGAATATCCCCTCAACACGGTATTCATTGTGGATGAGTCGTCCATGGTGTCCGATACCTATAGTGAATCCGAATCGATGAAATTCGGATCCGGAAAGCTGTTATCTGATTTTATCGGATTTGTCGATTGTAAAGGCACCAACCGAAAAGTGTTGTTTCTCGGTGACCACGTCCAACTTCCCCCTGTCAACAGCAAACTGTCCCCGGCGCTTTCGCAGGAGTATTTGACGCAATCCTTTGGACTTCGCTGTGAGGAACACGAACTGACCGATGTATACCGCCAAGCCCAAAACAGCGGGATTCTTCAGACGTCCATGCACATCCGGAACGCGATTCACGAGCAATGCAGGTTAAATTTGGATATGCGATTACCGGTCATAAAAGTCAAGGAGGGGAATGGAAGGATGTAA